One stretch of Sebaldella sp. S0638 DNA includes these proteins:
- a CDS encoding integrase core domain-containing protein — QGSQFTSCNFSLFCKKNGIVQSMSRKGNPWDNAPMERYFNTLKQELIYLKNYKSKMDLYTDIEDFSYVWYNRKRPHTFNGFITPYQARFNFFGS; from the coding sequence ATCAAGGATCACAGTTTACTTCTTGTAATTTTTCTTTATTTTGTAAAAAAAATGGTATTGTTCAAAGTATGAGTAGAAAGGGAAATCCATGGGATAATGCTCCTATGGAGAGATATTTTAATACTTTAAAACAAGAACTTATTTATCTTAAAAATTACAAATCTAAAATGGATTTATATACTGATATAGAAGATTTCTCTTATGTCTGGTACAACAGAAAGAGACCTCATACTTTCAATGGGTTTATTACTCCTTACCAGGCTAGATTCAATTTCTTTGGATCCTAA